From one Actinomyces sp. Marseille-P3109 genomic stretch:
- a CDS encoding ATP-binding protein — MALSLVGVVGTAAYAADETPRPAAGSAATAAAEASSTSAGTEAQSDPSGVDRNAAVTPVPGTTGEPGSVVGVESSIAPGLYQTAYSPSRSSLYVTSAVGRPPVTQSSLIKLDADTLAYQNHVVPEVDPTATGRDGKPLEGARYAVYGVAVDDEHGTVWVTNTRQNTVAVYDADTLALVKQFDKDIVSHSRDVVIDAARERAYVSSARSNKIAVFDTSTNTQLADITVGKDSDDFSAMSLSLDEASGTLVTVSASSTKAAIIDVASGSITEVPLPANVARASGVAYNPATGRIYVASQGSGDLVVVEKDGTVVNQVVTATDVKDADGKDVSSGALNVALDPINSLVYVTNRNAGTITVHDRDGTIRQTIDAGRNPNHVLHDGRGNVYAVNKGGSRDGSTKNDYVQRFSVVAASLPSATPTAAPDAAPTRPSTPSPATVSTPSAIASAAVQTSGRAEGRNDGASVVAVSVSDGGGSGSGLARTGVSLGAAVAAAALVIGGVLLVRARRHA; from the coding sequence GTGGCGCTGAGTCTGGTTGGAGTCGTCGGGACGGCTGCCTATGCGGCTGACGAGACGCCACGTCCCGCGGCGGGCTCCGCAGCTACCGCGGCCGCCGAGGCGTCGTCGACATCGGCCGGCACTGAGGCCCAGTCCGATCCTTCAGGAGTCGACAGGAATGCCGCTGTGACCCCCGTGCCGGGAACCACCGGTGAGCCTGGAAGCGTTGTCGGAGTCGAGTCGTCCATTGCGCCCGGCCTCTACCAGACCGCCTACTCACCCAGCCGCAGCTCCCTGTACGTCACCTCCGCCGTGGGGCGCCCGCCCGTCACGCAGTCCTCGTTGATCAAGCTCGACGCAGACACGCTGGCTTACCAGAATCACGTCGTCCCTGAGGTGGACCCGACTGCGACCGGCAGAGACGGCAAGCCGCTCGAGGGGGCTCGCTATGCCGTCTACGGGGTGGCCGTCGATGACGAGCACGGCACCGTGTGGGTGACCAACACCCGTCAGAACACCGTCGCCGTCTATGACGCCGACACGCTCGCCCTCGTCAAGCAGTTCGACAAGGACATCGTCTCCCACAGCCGCGACGTCGTCATCGACGCGGCGCGCGAGCGCGCCTACGTCAGCAGTGCGCGTTCCAACAAGATCGCCGTGTTCGACACGTCCACCAACACCCAGCTGGCCGACATCACCGTGGGTAAGGACTCAGACGACTTCAGCGCCATGTCCCTGTCCCTCGACGAGGCCTCGGGAACCCTGGTCACTGTTTCGGCCTCCAGCACCAAGGCCGCCATCATCGACGTCGCCTCCGGCAGTATCACCGAGGTGCCCCTGCCCGCCAATGTCGCGCGCGCCTCCGGAGTCGCCTACAACCCGGCAACCGGGCGGATCTATGTCGCCAGCCAGGGATCCGGCGACCTCGTCGTTGTCGAGAAGGACGGTACGGTGGTCAATCAGGTCGTCACCGCCACAGACGTGAAGGACGCCGACGGCAAGGATGTCTCCTCAGGGGCGCTCAACGTTGCGCTCGATCCGATCAACTCCCTGGTCTATGTCACCAACCGCAATGCCGGGACCATCACCGTGCATGATCGTGACGGAACGATCAGGCAGACGATTGACGCCGGTCGCAACCCCAACCACGTGCTGCATGACGGGCGGGGGAACGTCTACGCCGTGAACAAGGGCGGCAGTCGCGATGGCAGCACCAAGAACGACTATGTTCAGCGCTTCTCCGTCGTCGCGGCCTCTCTTCCCTCCGCGACGCCCACTGCGGCACCCGACGCCGCGCCGACCAGACCCAGTACCCCCTCACCGGCAACGGTGAGCACTCCCAGTGCGATCGCGTCTGCCGCCGTTCAGACCTCCGGTCGCGCTGAGGGCCGGAACGACGGCGCCAGCGTGGTGGCGGTCTCCGTCTCTGACGGAGGCGGGAGCGGTTCGGGTCTGGCCAGGACGGGGGTCTCGCTGGGAGCCGCGGTCGCCGCGGCAGCCCTCGTGATCGGCGGGGTCTTGTTGGTGCGCGCTCGGCGTCACGCCTGA
- a CDS encoding enterochelin esterase domain-containing protein, which yields MSGTRPDDDHQAQDTRWRELRPTPVAPGGGLLRTAPDWWPSHPDDNALAAAAAGGTPVLGETRVVDGVEMREATFLWRDDRRHGASPSVLIHLNTLTDNHRTHISPALATRVPGTSWWAHHVLLPEDALVGYRLVVTREPLPDDAGARRGTWKRVHAEGRPDAFNPDRLHDGFGFVSSLWEGPTASTHPEWAATEQPWSTSEVSGGGYGRSTDLSGTVLNGFDVPGDSARRVTLWQQDLIDARQGAGCGDGSGSTGKEYGLLVLLDGEIWRRNDVVGRLGARAASWDLLLIDSGDLSMRARDLADPRRSRELLMRCLKAAEEGRRRWSPQQVVVAGQSLGGLAAADLVLHRPDVAGRAIAQSASFWLGSGRRGEGEGELLAWLRRRGDSGHMGANEPLSARLVVQCGVHEGVLRQGARTAAELLMAEGALLGYREERGGHDYAWWRHGLSWGLDAHEQDLDSGREPTVTR from the coding sequence GTGAGCGGTACCCGTCCTGACGATGACCATCAGGCACAGGACACCCGCTGGAGAGAGCTGCGACCGACTCCAGTGGCTCCCGGCGGCGGCTTGCTCCGCACGGCTCCGGACTGGTGGCCGTCTCATCCTGATGACAACGCCCTGGCCGCTGCTGCAGCCGGCGGTACGCCGGTACTGGGGGAGACCCGTGTCGTTGACGGTGTCGAGATGCGTGAGGCGACCTTTCTGTGGCGCGACGACCGGCGGCACGGTGCCAGTCCCAGCGTTCTCATCCATCTCAACACGCTGACGGACAATCATCGCACCCACATCTCCCCGGCGCTCGCCACCCGGGTCCCAGGAACCAGCTGGTGGGCGCACCACGTTCTGCTGCCGGAGGACGCCCTCGTGGGGTACCGGCTCGTCGTGACTCGGGAGCCGTTACCCGACGATGCCGGAGCTCGGCGGGGGACCTGGAAGCGGGTCCACGCCGAAGGGCGTCCGGATGCCTTCAATCCTGATCGCCTGCACGACGGCTTCGGCTTCGTCTCCTCCCTGTGGGAGGGACCGACGGCATCCACCCACCCGGAGTGGGCGGCCACGGAGCAGCCCTGGAGCACTTCTGAGGTCAGCGGTGGAGGGTATGGACGCAGCACTGATCTCAGCGGCACGGTCCTCAATGGCTTCGACGTCCCTGGCGACTCGGCGCGACGTGTCACCCTGTGGCAGCAGGACCTCATCGACGCCCGTCAGGGAGCCGGCTGCGGGGATGGCTCGGGGAGCACGGGGAAGGAGTACGGGCTGCTGGTTCTTCTCGACGGAGAGATCTGGCGCCGCAACGACGTCGTCGGCCGTCTTGGTGCCAGGGCGGCGTCCTGGGACCTGTTGCTCATCGACTCCGGCGACCTGTCCATGCGTGCACGGGATCTGGCGGATCCTCGACGCAGCAGGGAACTGCTGATGAGGTGCCTGAAGGCCGCGGAGGAGGGCCGGCGACGCTGGAGCCCGCAGCAGGTGGTGGTGGCCGGTCAGTCGCTGGGTGGCTTGGCCGCGGCGGATCTCGTCCTGCACAGGCCTGATGTCGCGGGACGAGCCATCGCTCAGTCGGCGTCCTTCTGGTTGGGATCGGGCCGCCGGGGCGAGGGTGAGGGAGAGCTCCTGGCCTGGTTGCGCCGTCGGGGGGATTCGGGACATATGGGCGCGAATGAACCCTTGTCGGCGCGGCTGGTGGTTCAATGCGGCGTGCATGAGGGGGTCCTGCGTCAGGGAGCGCGGACGGCGGCGGAGCTTCTCATGGCCGAAGGGGCTCTGCTCGGCTACCGGGAGGAGCGCGGAGGCCACGACTACGCATGGTGGCGCCATGGACTGTCCTGGGGACTCGACGCCCATGAGCAGGATCTCGACTCGGGGCGTGAGCCGACAGTGACAAGGTGA
- a CDS encoding Imm51 family immunity protein, giving the protein MTDHDKNYDDTLILIKDVETDSGSWTYLSIDAGTPPTTETIASMGHEPNGYFWDGVVRRLVELNRTPQLEDADPEGGAFFARGSREDLEALAVALTPYLTDDDAITSLVREADAAGFDFDD; this is encoded by the coding sequence ATGACCGACCACGACAAGAACTACGATGACACCCTCATCCTCATCAAGGATGTCGAGACTGACAGCGGCTCCTGGACCTATCTGAGCATCGACGCGGGCACCCCGCCGACAACCGAGACGATCGCCTCCATGGGTCACGAGCCGAACGGCTACTTCTGGGACGGTGTCGTGCGTCGGCTGGTGGAGCTGAACCGGACTCCGCAGCTGGAGGATGCGGATCCGGAAGGAGGCGCTTTCTTTGCCCGGGGAAGCCGGGAGGATCTCGAGGCACTGGCTGTCGCTCTGACGCCCTACCTCACTGATGACGACGCCATCACCTCGCTTGTGCGCGAGGCCGATGCCGCGGGCTTCGACTTCGACGACTGA
- a CDS encoding DEAD/DEAH box helicase, translating to MTTSSSTVPGASDDAQGTESNGPLSLDALFSAELSGGRSADPADTDSDDDTVAAPHHSDDTTSSPEDFVTPASSDSPEDPEDVDHEDEADDVERDRPEADPEDEDSDEDDGVDIDEEEVDGHTPFIDSDADPQSKSEGAHAPRDRKGRREAKEDHEDDEITFADLGLPGDLLKAVTDMGFVTPTAIQREAIPVLLAGRDVVGVAQTGTGKTAAFGLPLLDAVDSRDGVVQALVLAPTRELALQSAEAITDMAARSRGLDVVAVYGGAPYGPQIGALKGGAQVVVGTPGRVIDLIDKGALQLDDVRYFVLDEADEMLRMGFAEDVETIAESLPTERRTALFSATMPPAIQAVARQHLHEPVQVEVSRPASTVATVHQTYAVVPFRHKIGAVSRVLAVTDAEAAIVFVRTKSTAEDVAIELAGRGIQAAAISGDVPQRERERLVERLRAGTLDVLVATDVAARGLDVDRIGLVVNFDVPREAEAYVHRIGRTGRAGRHGEAVTFLTPKEKGKLRQIERLTGSRLEEITLPSPADVSEHRARKLLSKAAARHERGRLDMYLPLVSDSARELDIDVEELAATLLALAVGDEGPRRREDRGGERPQRARREENLDSEGTFLSASFEGGREKNRRGERGDRGEGRRSATRSGRREHEGPGTVYRVEVGHRDRVLPGAIVGALANEGGIEGSDIGKIDILQSFSLVTIYADLSPEQLSVMGRATFAGRELRIRPDEGPGHGWSGPNGGERRPKRRDWDDRGERGERRDRSDRGFRPRRDDGDRGWKDRDGRGGRGGYDRSDRGDHRDNRRWDERRGDRDGFRGRREDRGDRGNDRGSGRGHGERNQNRFGGNRGGFRGGRGNR from the coding sequence ATGACTACCTCCAGCAGCACTGTGCCTGGCGCCTCCGACGACGCTCAGGGCACCGAAAGCAACGGCCCCCTGAGTCTCGACGCGCTCTTCTCCGCCGAACTCTCCGGCGGCCGGTCGGCTGACCCGGCTGACACAGACAGCGACGACGACACCGTTGCCGCACCGCACCACTCCGACGACACCACTTCCTCCCCCGAGGACTTCGTCACTCCTGCCTCCTCAGACTCCCCCGAGGACCCGGAGGACGTCGACCACGAGGACGAGGCCGACGACGTCGAGCGAGACCGCCCCGAGGCCGACCCGGAGGATGAGGACTCCGATGAGGACGACGGCGTCGACATCGATGAGGAGGAGGTCGACGGCCACACTCCCTTCATCGACTCCGACGCGGACCCACAGAGCAAGAGCGAGGGCGCCCACGCTCCGCGTGACCGCAAGGGCAGGCGCGAGGCGAAGGAGGACCACGAGGACGATGAGATCACCTTCGCCGACCTGGGACTGCCCGGCGACCTGCTCAAGGCCGTCACCGACATGGGCTTCGTGACCCCCACCGCCATCCAGAGGGAGGCGATCCCGGTCCTGCTGGCCGGCCGTGACGTCGTCGGCGTCGCCCAGACCGGAACCGGCAAGACGGCGGCCTTCGGTCTGCCGCTCCTGGACGCCGTCGACTCCCGTGACGGCGTGGTCCAGGCCCTTGTCCTGGCCCCCACTCGCGAGCTCGCCCTTCAGAGCGCCGAGGCCATCACCGACATGGCCGCCCGTTCCCGCGGACTGGACGTGGTGGCCGTCTACGGCGGTGCCCCCTACGGTCCCCAGATCGGCGCGCTCAAGGGCGGCGCCCAGGTCGTCGTCGGCACCCCCGGACGCGTCATCGACCTCATTGACAAGGGCGCCCTCCAGCTCGACGACGTGCGCTACTTCGTCCTGGACGAGGCCGACGAGATGCTGCGCATGGGCTTCGCCGAGGACGTTGAGACGATTGCGGAGTCCCTTCCGACCGAGCGGCGCACCGCCCTGTTCTCGGCCACGATGCCCCCGGCCATCCAGGCCGTGGCGCGCCAGCACCTTCACGAGCCCGTCCAGGTCGAGGTCTCGAGGCCGGCCTCCACCGTCGCCACCGTCCACCAGACCTACGCGGTGGTTCCCTTCCGCCACAAGATCGGCGCCGTCTCCCGGGTCCTTGCCGTCACCGACGCCGAGGCCGCCATCGTCTTCGTGCGCACCAAGTCCACGGCCGAGGACGTTGCCATCGAGCTGGCGGGCCGGGGCATCCAGGCCGCCGCCATCTCCGGTGACGTGCCGCAGCGCGAGCGAGAGCGCCTGGTGGAGCGTCTGCGCGCCGGCACCCTCGACGTGCTGGTGGCCACGGATGTGGCCGCCCGCGGGCTTGACGTGGACCGCATCGGCCTGGTCGTCAACTTCGACGTCCCCCGCGAGGCCGAGGCCTACGTCCACCGTATCGGCCGCACGGGCCGCGCCGGTCGCCACGGCGAGGCCGTCACCTTCCTGACCCCCAAGGAGAAGGGCAAGCTCCGCCAGATCGAGCGCCTCACCGGAAGCCGTCTGGAGGAGATCACCCTGCCCTCCCCCGCGGACGTCTCCGAGCACCGGGCCCGAAAGCTCCTGTCCAAGGCCGCCGCCCGCCATGAGCGCGGCCGTCTGGACATGTACCTGCCGCTGGTCAGTGACTCCGCCCGGGAGCTGGACATCGACGTCGAGGAGCTGGCGGCCACGCTCCTGGCCCTCGCCGTGGGGGACGAGGGACCGCGCAGGCGCGAGGACCGTGGCGGTGAGCGCCCCCAGCGCGCCCGCCGGGAGGAGAACCTCGACTCCGAGGGGACCTTCCTGTCGGCCTCCTTCGAAGGCGGGCGCGAGAAGAACCGTCGCGGAGAACGGGGAGACCGTGGCGAGGGACGCCGCTCGGCCACGCGTTCCGGGCGCCGCGAGCACGAGGGCCCCGGGACCGTCTACCGCGTCGAGGTGGGCCACCGAGACCGGGTCCTTCCCGGCGCGATCGTCGGCGCCCTGGCTAACGAGGGCGGAATCGAGGGCTCCGACATCGGCAAGATCGACATCCTTCAGTCCTTCTCCCTGGTCACGATCTACGCCGACCTCAGCCCCGAGCAGCTGAGCGTCATGGGCCGGGCCACCTTCGCCGGCCGTGAGCTGCGGATCCGCCCCGACGAGGGGCCGGGTCACGGCTGGTCCGGCCCCAACGGTGGGGAGCGCCGTCCCAAGCGGCGCGACTGGGACGACCGGGGTGAGCGCGGGGAGCGCAGGGACCGTTCGGACCGCGGCTTCCGTCCGCGCCGTGATGACGGCGACCGTGGCTGGAAGGACCGTGACGGGCGCGGCGGCAGGGGCGGTTACGACCGCTCGGACCGCGGGGACCACCGCGACAACCGCCGGTGGGACGAGCGCCGGGGTGACCGGGACGGCTTCCGGGGCCGGCGCGAGGACCGGGGCGACCGCGGCAATGATCGTGGAAGCGGCCGTGGCCATGGCGAGCGCAACCAGAACCGCTTCGGCGGCAACCGGGGCGGCTTCCGTGGGGGGCGCGGCAACCGCTGA
- a CDS encoding PadR family transcriptional regulator: protein MRLRHAILGLLSHLPQSGYDLNRAFTSSVVYFWYADQSQIYRTLDRLEADGAISTRVIPQSGRPDRRVHSLTESGRAELDAWLMSPLEPITTKDPLLARLFFAARLGHERVDALLSEAEKRFRRELEELEAIDIDVVDLDTAMKAAVLRYGIDGTKTQLEWVAQTRRTIAADAGTTRSRTAEGTETAEGTETADEDAH from the coding sequence ATGAGACTCAGACACGCCATCCTCGGGCTGCTGTCCCATCTACCGCAGAGCGGCTATGACCTCAACCGAGCCTTCACCAGCTCGGTCGTTTACTTCTGGTACGCCGACCAGTCCCAGATCTATCGCACCCTCGACCGCCTTGAGGCTGACGGCGCCATTTCGACGCGAGTCATCCCTCAGAGCGGTCGACCGGATCGGCGGGTGCACAGCCTGACGGAGTCGGGTCGCGCCGAGCTCGATGCCTGGCTGATGAGCCCGCTCGAGCCCATTACGACGAAGGACCCCCTGCTGGCGCGGCTCTTCTTCGCGGCTCGACTGGGTCACGAGAGAGTCGATGCGCTCCTGTCCGAGGCCGAGAAGAGGTTCCGCAGGGAGCTGGAGGAATTGGAGGCGATCGACATCGACGTGGTGGATCTCGACACCGCAATGAAGGCGGCAGTGCTTCGTTATGGGATCGACGGCACAAAGACCCAGCTGGAGTGGGTCGCCCAGACCCGGCGCACCATCGCCGCGGACGCCGGCACTACACGGTCGAGAACCGCTGAGGGGACCGAGACCGCTGAGGGGACCGAGACCGCTGATGAGGACGCTCACTGA
- a CDS encoding CPBP family intramembrane glutamic endopeptidase, which yields MDEASPSGGAPAVSPLTHLVVFSVVALGSGWIGLLVNKALGIPHSMNSLGSLVWIMAPLLAGAVLALSDPSLRRSYVASWLPGRLRAYGVALGVFPVSFAVAIAVGWAAGWLTPAGLGAFGGVVAANAVGTVLKNVAEEGAWRGYLTPALIGRKLPDPWVWLIVGMIWGLWHIPYYFWFLDESLSRSVYDVPPIIFVLIAVPVIICWAPLFTELRIISGSLWPGLIAHSIANLSHMPLIYGGLPITSWGLLVSPMVGIIPNAIVLAAGLGLWARRTGRLRRRSR from the coding sequence ATGGATGAAGCATCTCCCTCCGGCGGTGCACCCGCCGTAAGCCCCTTGACCCATCTCGTCGTTTTCAGTGTCGTTGCCCTGGGATCCGGCTGGATCGGACTGCTCGTCAACAAGGCCCTCGGTATCCCCCACTCCATGAACTCGCTGGGTAGCCTCGTCTGGATCATGGCGCCGCTCCTGGCCGGTGCCGTCCTGGCTCTGAGCGACCCGTCGCTGCGCCGTTCCTACGTCGCCTCGTGGCTTCCGGGCAGGCTGCGGGCCTATGGCGTGGCGCTCGGCGTCTTCCCAGTGTCCTTCGCCGTTGCCATCGCCGTCGGTTGGGCGGCGGGGTGGCTCACCCCTGCCGGGCTGGGAGCGTTCGGGGGTGTGGTGGCCGCGAACGCGGTGGGGACCGTGCTCAAGAACGTCGCCGAGGAGGGCGCCTGGCGCGGCTACCTGACGCCCGCGCTCATCGGCCGAAAACTGCCCGACCCCTGGGTCTGGCTCATCGTCGGAATGATATGGGGCCTGTGGCACATCCCCTACTACTTCTGGTTCCTGGACGAGTCGCTCAGCCGCTCGGTCTACGACGTCCCCCCGATCATCTTCGTCCTCATCGCAGTTCCCGTCATAATCTGCTGGGCCCCCTTGTTCACCGAGCTTCGGATCATCAGTGGCAGTCTCTGGCCGGGCCTTATCGCGCACTCGATCGCGAACCTCAGCCATATGCCCCTCATCTATGGCGGACTGCCGATCACGTCGTGGGGACTGCTGGTCTCCCCGATGGTGGGCATTATTCCCAACGCCATCGTCCTGGCGGCGGGCCTGGGGCTGTGGGCGCGGCGCACCGGTCGGCTCCGCCGTCGGTCTCGGTGA
- a CDS encoding GTPase, translating into MTDHTDVGSLALTLEQLEQAVALGERLGLRDELDQARAVLAQASDRRRLAPEITVAALLGATGSGKSSLVNALTGVEVSRTARTRPTTTQPLAVVPDTAVEATALLDWLAISRRVSLSGPWELGEATVLVDLPDIDSDEQAHRAIAERMAGKVDVLVWVLDPEKYADGVVHRDFLIPMAAHAEVMIVALNQVDRLDAESRDAVITDLRRLLDREELADVSLVAVSARTGEGVETLARTVASAASDRLASARNLAAHVRRAAKELADQTGLIAPPRPDAVAQRAVSTQTKQSLATLRQAAATVAGVDVVTRAVEGSDRHRAHTRVGWFWLRWIERLRRDPLKVLHLGGGRPPSLAVADADDSSGSPGRRVVDLSSLPPAGPAATGNLRSSAHVYAMAACAELPADLAVQAVSRSDERAENLAVPLDRAVAAVDYGAWRRPAWWTVANVLQWVTALTALIGGLWLVAIRVLEDYLLLITVDVPRWGRVPWPTVLLLGGLLIGLALAGLGTLLARLQARRHRKQITRRLRRATDEVIDIELIEPLSTETRGWAELTQILGRITSTDTINSY; encoded by the coding sequence ATGACCGACCACACCGACGTCGGCAGCCTGGCCCTGACCCTGGAACAGCTGGAGCAGGCCGTTGCGCTGGGCGAGCGGCTCGGTCTGCGTGACGAGCTGGACCAGGCCCGTGCGGTCCTGGCACAGGCCTCCGACCGCAGGCGCCTGGCTCCGGAGATCACGGTGGCCGCTCTCCTGGGGGCCACAGGCTCGGGCAAGTCCAGCCTCGTCAACGCCCTGACCGGCGTTGAGGTGTCCCGCACCGCCCGCACCCGCCCCACCACCACTCAGCCTCTCGCCGTCGTGCCGGATACCGCCGTCGAGGCCACTGCTCTGCTGGACTGGCTCGCGATCAGTCGGCGGGTGAGCCTCAGCGGGCCCTGGGAGCTGGGGGAGGCCACGGTACTGGTGGACCTGCCCGATATCGACTCCGATGAGCAGGCGCACCGAGCTATCGCCGAGCGCATGGCCGGTAAGGTCGACGTCCTGGTATGGGTCCTTGATCCGGAGAAGTACGCCGACGGCGTCGTCCATCGCGACTTCCTCATCCCCATGGCCGCCCACGCCGAAGTCATGATCGTCGCCCTGAACCAGGTGGACCGGCTCGACGCCGAGAGCCGGGACGCCGTGATCACCGATCTGAGACGGCTCCTGGATCGTGAGGAGCTGGCAGACGTATCGCTCGTTGCCGTCAGCGCCCGTACCGGTGAAGGTGTTGAGACCCTGGCCCGCACGGTGGCCTCGGCGGCCTCCGACCGTCTGGCCAGCGCCCGCAACCTGGCCGCTCATGTTCGCCGTGCCGCCAAGGAGCTGGCAGACCAGACCGGCCTGATCGCCCCGCCTCGTCCAGACGCCGTGGCGCAACGCGCTGTCAGTACGCAGACCAAGCAGTCCTTGGCCACTCTCAGGCAGGCGGCTGCGACCGTCGCCGGCGTCGACGTCGTCACCCGGGCCGTGGAGGGCTCAGACCGGCACCGTGCACATACACGGGTCGGCTGGTTCTGGCTGCGATGGATTGAGCGTCTGCGCCGCGATCCGCTCAAGGTGCTCCACCTGGGAGGCGGACGTCCGCCCTCGCTGGCTGTTGCCGATGCTGATGACTCCAGTGGAAGCCCCGGCCGGCGAGTGGTGGACCTCAGCTCCCTTCCTCCGGCGGGTCCCGCGGCAACAGGGAATCTGCGTAGCAGCGCTCACGTTTACGCCATGGCCGCCTGTGCCGAGCTACCGGCTGATCTGGCGGTGCAGGCCGTCTCACGCAGCGACGAGCGTGCCGAGAACCTCGCTGTTCCTCTGGACCGGGCGGTGGCTGCGGTGGACTACGGAGCATGGAGGCGCCCGGCCTGGTGGACGGTGGCCAACGTTCTGCAGTGGGTGACTGCACTGACCGCCTTGATCGGTGGCCTGTGGCTGGTGGCGATCCGCGTCCTGGAGGACTACCTCCTGCTGATCACTGTTGACGTTCCCCGCTGGGGACGAGTTCCCTGGCCCACCGTCCTGCTGCTCGGTGGCCTACTGATCGGGCTGGCACTGGCCGGATTGGGCACACTCCTGGCCCGTCTCCAGGCCAGACGCCACCGCAAGCAGATCACCCGCCGCCTGCGTCGAGCCACCGATGAGGTCATCGATATTGAACTCATCGAACCACTCAGCACTGAAACACGCGGGTGGGCGGAGCTCACGCAGATTCTGGGCAGAATCACCTCGACTGACACCATTAACTCTTACTGA
- a CDS encoding dynamin family protein has translation MTENRGDSSGTQKVQEATRALSALRDSLTALSMPYALQGTAAASDKATLIRDQLGDYILPRLASLDAPLLAVVGGSTGAGKSTLVSSLVRRQVARASAIRPTTRRPLLLHAPADAAWFDTDRVLGSLSRLRVDADAPATPSTEHTPRELELRSCEGLPEGLAIVDAPDVDSVVEDNRDLAATLLAGADMWIFVTTAARYADAVPWEHLRAAAQRHITTAIVLDRVPAGAESEVEADLRRRLVAAGLEEAPVFTIPETALDGDGFLPESCVSPVRQWLGALASDAAARQDIAHRSLTGAIGAVLAQSELLAAELDSQEAEHAELRRAATSEHDDALERVIEATEDGSMLHGEVLARWQDFVGTGDLFRSLEVQVGRVRDRVTSLLRGRPAPAKRVEQAIGSSLVELIVAESQRACLATERSWRRAGTSQQALNRALAEVPSQTGLEVIAAALVHDWQREVLALIRAEGADKRLTARLLSLGVNGAGVVLMILVFAHTGGLTGGEVGIAGGTAILAQRVLEAVFGDQAMRGMTRRAREDLTKRATTLFANQVKYFTDALPVPAPSADTLREQLQACQDVVTSLRTATARTRQQAGRRVR, from the coding sequence ATGACCGAGAACCGAGGCGATTCCAGCGGCACCCAGAAGGTCCAGGAGGCGACCAGGGCGCTGTCCGCGCTGCGGGACAGCCTGACGGCCTTGTCCATGCCATACGCCCTGCAGGGGACGGCGGCCGCTTCGGACAAGGCCACGCTGATCCGCGACCAGCTCGGCGACTACATCCTGCCGCGCCTGGCCAGCCTGGACGCGCCGCTGCTGGCCGTTGTCGGCGGTTCCACCGGAGCGGGCAAGTCGACCCTCGTCTCCTCACTGGTGCGCCGACAGGTGGCCAGGGCCTCCGCGATCCGTCCCACCACGCGCAGACCCCTGCTGCTCCACGCGCCGGCCGACGCCGCCTGGTTCGACACCGACCGGGTCCTGGGCTCCCTCTCGCGCCTGCGTGTGGATGCCGACGCTCCCGCGACCCCGTCCACCGAGCACACCCCGCGGGAGCTCGAGCTGCGCTCATGCGAGGGACTTCCCGAGGGACTGGCGATCGTGGACGCCCCCGATGTCGACTCCGTGGTGGAGGACAACCGGGACCTGGCCGCCACTCTCCTGGCCGGTGCAGATATGTGGATCTTCGTCACCACAGCGGCACGTTACGCCGACGCCGTTCCCTGGGAGCACCTCCGGGCAGCGGCGCAACGGCACATTACGACCGCCATCGTCCTGGACCGGGTACCGGCTGGCGCGGAGAGCGAGGTCGAGGCCGACCTGCGCCGCCGGCTCGTTGCCGCAGGCCTGGAGGAGGCTCCGGTCTTCACAATTCCTGAGACCGCTCTTGACGGCGACGGCTTCCTGCCCGAGTCCTGCGTGTCTCCCGTGCGCCAGTGGCTGGGAGCGCTGGCCTCCGACGCGGCTGCCCGCCAGGACATCGCGCACCGCAGCCTGACAGGGGCCATTGGTGCTGTGCTGGCGCAGAGCGAGCTGCTGGCCGCTGAGCTGGACTCTCAGGAGGCTGAGCACGCCGAGCTCAGGCGCGCCGCCACCTCCGAGCACGACGACGCCCTGGAGCGCGTCATCGAGGCCACCGAGGACGGATCCATGCTGCACGGCGAGGTGCTGGCCCGTTGGCAGGACTTCGTGGGGACCGGCGACCTGTTCCGGTCGCTGGAGGTCCAGGTGGGCCGGGTCCGGGACCGCGTCACCTCGCTTCTGCGGGGACGTCCGGCGCCGGCCAAGCGCGTCGAGCAGGCGATTGGCTCCTCCCTTGTCGAGCTCATCGTTGCCGAGTCCCAGCGGGCCTGCCTGGCCACGGAACGCTCCTGGCGGCGCGCCGGAACCTCCCAGCAGGCCCTCAACCGCGCCCTGGCGGAAGTGCCCAGCCAGACTGGGCTCGAGGTCATCGCCGCGGCTCTCGTCCACGACTGGCAGCGTGAGGTCCTTGCGCTCATCCGGGCCGAGGGCGCAGACAAACGGCTCACCGCCCGGCTGCTGTCCCTGGGGGTCAACGGCGCCGGCGTCGTCCTCATGATTCTCGTCTTCGCCCATACCGGAGGCCTGACCGGTGGAGAGGTGGGCATCGCCGGTGGCACCGCCATCCTGGCTCAGCGGGTTCTGGAGGCCGTCTTCGGCGACCAGGCGATGCGCGGCATGACCAGGCGGGCTCGCGAGGACCTCACCAAGCGCGCCACCACCCTGTTCGCCAATCAGGTGAAGTACTTCACCGATGCCCTTCCGGTTCCGGCGCCCAGCGCGGACACGCTGCGGGAACAGCTCCAGGCCTGTCAGGATGTCGTGACCTCCCTGCGCACCGCAACCGCCCGCACCCGCCAGCAGGCTGGGAGGAGAGTGCGGTGA